In a genomic window of Mesoplasma tabanidae:
- the oppB gene encoding oligopeptide ABC transporter permease OppB — MIKSKNKSTLKNFNLDALDLDLNEELIYAQPTFWRTVSYRFEELKEEASKYFRRHPLIGYSFKRIVYGLLTLIVSIAIVFFLVNFVTPDSSYLPDVSELGKMGIGTSGPKYDAFLQTRLELFGVSGNAIERLLRYFKNIIPFIPKHILVGQSVEFPEASQLSEAQIIINTVLYTGGQVDGLLKTGSQELIDAIKINASYKTVWVYLGVVKSSSMGMPGSTEVTSLFASAIPYSFGIGSVAVLISYLIGIPLGIEAAKRKGKVTDGAINGTATFLLAVPSLVIVIAIYLISILVFGHSSIFSSGSFWTRFWPVVALVILMAPTTIILTRRYVVDEMTADYTKFAYAKGLGESKVFYIHIFRNAGVRILRELPLDLAFTLFGASILTETQWNIPGMSQLIINGVNNRDSFVILGFITFASLVKIAATLVSDLFMVLMDPRVKLSGR, encoded by the coding sequence ATGATTAAATCAAAAAACAAAAGCACTTTAAAAAACTTTAACTTAGATGCGTTAGATTTAGACCTAAATGAAGAGTTAATTTATGCACAGCCTACATTCTGAAGAACTGTTTCATATAGATTTGAAGAATTAAAAGAAGAGGCATCAAAATATTTTAGAAGGCATCCACTTATTGGATACTCTTTTAAGCGTATTGTTTATGGACTATTAACATTAATTGTAAGTATTGCAATCGTTTTCTTTTTAGTTAACTTTGTAACACCAGATTCATCATACTTACCAGATGTTTCTGAATTAGGAAAAATGGGTATTGGAACATCAGGGCCAAAATATGATGCATTTTTGCAAACAAGATTAGAATTATTTGGAGTTAGTGGTAATGCTATAGAAAGATTATTAAGATATTTTAAAAACATTATTCCTTTTATTCCAAAACATATTTTAGTTGGTCAATCAGTTGAATTCCCAGAAGCTTCTCAACTATCAGAAGCTCAAATTATTATTAATACAGTTTTATATACTGGTGGACAAGTTGATGGATTACTAAAAACAGGATCTCAAGAATTAATTGATGCAATAAAAATTAATGCATCATACAAAACTGTTTGAGTATACTTAGGAGTTGTTAAATCAAGTTCAATGGGTATGCCTGGTTCAACAGAGGTAACAAGTTTATTCGCAAGTGCAATTCCGTATTCATTTGGTATTGGAAGTGTTGCAGTTTTAATTTCTTACTTAATTGGTATTCCTCTAGGTATTGAAGCAGCAAAAAGAAAAGGAAAAGTAACAGATGGAGCCATCAATGGAACAGCTACATTCTTATTAGCTGTGCCTTCATTAGTTATTGTTATAGCAATTTATTTAATTTCAATTTTAGTTTTTGGTCATTCTTCAATCTTTAGTTCAGGATCATTCTGAACAAGATTTTGACCAGTTGTTGCCTTGGTAATATTAATGGCACCAACAACAATTATTTTAACTAGACGTTATGTAGTTGATGAAATGACAGCAGATTATACAAAATTTGCTTATGCAAAAGGATTAGGTGAATCAAAAGTATTTTATATCCACATTTTCAGAAATGCTGGAGTAAGAATTTTACGTGAATTACCATTAGACTTAGCATTTACATTATTTGGAGCTTCAATTTTAACTGAAACTCAGTGAAACATACCAGGTATGTCACAACTAATTATTAACGGGGTTAACAACCGTGACTCATTTGTTATTTTAGGATTTATTACATTTGCATCATTAGTAAAAATTGCAGCAACACTAGTTTCTGACTTATTTATGGTTTTAATGGACCCTAGAGTTAAATTGAGTGGTAGATAG
- a CDS encoding IS3 family transposase has translation MPEYQIKFDKTFAYEVESIFKQNNARYGYPRIQIVLENKGIKVSCSKVYRYMKLLNLYSNLRIKKFIKKPKENKNMNRKFKNIVNRKWNDYKQDELWVTDVHTFLAIKVMFI, from the coding sequence ATGCCGGAGTATCAAATTAAATTTGATAAAACATTTGCCTATGAAGTTGAAAGTATTTTTAAACAAAATAACGCAAGATATGGATACCCAAGAATTCAAATAGTATTAGAAAATAAAGGAATTAAAGTTAGCTGTTCTAAAGTTTATAGATACATGAAACTTTTAAACTTATATTCAAATCTTAGAATAAAAAAATTTATTAAGAAACCAAAAGAAAATAAAAACATGAATCGAAAATTTAAAAATATTGTTAATAGAAAATGAAATGATTATAAACAAGATGAACTATGAGTTACAGATGTTCATACATTCCTTGCAATAAAGGTTATGTTTATTTAA
- a CDS encoding ATP-binding cassette domain-containing protein: MAKDSIIKVRDLLIEYGHGKNKVSAVKEVSFDIHKGETFGLVGESGSGKSTIGKALMGIEPINDGTVYFQDTLAFGKTPNLIKMNEKMEHHIKVMKLNQTAITKALEIYSEDYKRVYFKYIEGKYYDLKSKETVEYSDNKIRKIEEGLDLKDHKLVSKSKDPKLKLVEDAVKEIIKRILKLYKLQDKSLAFLKMLKEDGIINPELLKKVNELHSRTNKLTIKIRKSESKMYLTIQEIEKVRNDVRNGKYKSVKRFFFELGKLLEVLIAEHKLVSPMISDLKQAQKLSSAIVSNGSDKKEWLKWIDEKIATVDDESKIAELELIKELMSFENIQKTLEKSPKYTLPTASERHELKKQMQMIFQDPASSLNDRMPVEEIIAEGLDNFPELYKNEQTAQTYIDWFNFNNPDKAGKITLNNIRYSKVKQFLILQLLTTVGMLPEHLSRYPHEFSGGQRQRIGIARALVMKPSFVVCDEPISALDVSIRAQVINLLAKFQFEFDLTYIFIAHDLSVVRFIANRIAVIYRGDIVELADADELFNNPLHPYTKSLLSAVPLPDPDLEKKKKSIKYKPEEQHFDYITDSPKWREVQKGHFILANEREVAEIKSDKRKSKKIEKGA, translated from the coding sequence ATGGCTAAAGATTCAATCATAAAAGTACGTGACCTTTTAATCGAATACGGACACGGAAAAAATAAGGTTTCTGCTGTTAAAGAAGTTTCTTTTGATATTCATAAAGGAGAAACTTTTGGATTAGTAGGTGAATCTGGATCAGGTAAATCTACTATTGGTAAAGCCTTAATGGGAATTGAACCAATTAATGATGGAACTGTTTACTTTCAAGATACATTAGCTTTTGGTAAAACTCCTAATTTAATTAAGATGAATGAAAAAATGGAACACCATATTAAAGTAATGAAACTTAATCAAACTGCTATTACTAAAGCTTTAGAAATCTATTCAGAAGACTACAAACGTGTTTACTTCAAATATATTGAAGGAAAATACTATGATTTAAAATCAAAAGAAACTGTTGAGTATTCTGATAATAAGATTAGAAAAATTGAAGAAGGTTTGGATTTAAAAGACCATAAATTGGTTTCAAAATCAAAAGATCCAAAATTAAAATTAGTTGAGGATGCAGTTAAAGAAATTATTAAGAGAATTTTAAAGTTATACAAACTTCAAGATAAATCTTTAGCATTTTTAAAAATGTTAAAAGAAGATGGAATAATTAATCCAGAGTTATTAAAAAAAGTTAATGAATTGCACTCAAGAACAAATAAATTAACTATTAAAATTAGAAAATCTGAATCTAAGATGTATTTAACAATTCAAGAAATTGAAAAAGTTAGAAATGATGTTAGAAATGGTAAATATAAATCAGTAAAAAGATTCTTCTTTGAATTAGGTAAATTATTAGAAGTTTTAATAGCAGAACATAAGTTAGTTTCACCAATGATTTCTGATTTAAAACAAGCTCAAAAATTAAGTTCTGCTATTGTTTCAAATGGTAGTGATAAAAAAGAATGATTAAAATGAATTGATGAAAAAATTGCAACTGTAGATGATGAATCAAAAATTGCTGAGTTGGAATTAATTAAAGAATTAATGTCTTTTGAAAACATTCAAAAAACTTTAGAAAAATCACCAAAATATACATTGCCAACAGCTTCAGAAAGACATGAATTAAAAAAACAAATGCAAATGATTTTTCAAGACCCAGCTTCTTCATTAAATGATAGAATGCCTGTTGAAGAAATTATCGCAGAAGGTTTAGATAACTTTCCTGAACTATATAAAAATGAACAAACAGCTCAAACTTATATTGACTGATTTAATTTTAATAATCCTGATAAAGCAGGAAAAATAACATTAAATAACATTAGATATTCAAAAGTGAAGCAATTTTTAATATTGCAATTATTAACTACTGTTGGTATGTTACCTGAACATTTATCACGTTACCCACATGAATTCTCAGGTGGTCAACGTCAACGTATTGGTATTGCTAGAGCACTTGTTATGAAACCATCATTTGTTGTTTGTGATGAACCTATTTCAGCACTTGATGTTTCGATTAGAGCACAAGTTATTAACTTATTAGCTAAGTTCCAATTTGAATTTGATTTAACATATATTTTCATTGCTCACGACTTAAGTGTTGTTAGATTTATTGCAAATAGAATTGCAGTTATTTATCGAGGAGATATTGTTGAATTAGCTGATGCTGATGAATTATTTAATAACCCATTACATCCTTATACTAAATCATTATTATCTGCTGTACCTTTACCAGATCCTGATTTAGAGAAAAAGAAAAAAAGCATTAAGTACAAACCCGAAGAACAACATTTTGATTACATTACAGATTCACCAAAATGAAGAGAAGTTCAAAAAGGTCACTTTATTTTAGCAAATGAAAGAGAAGTTGCTGAAATCAAATCTGATAAAAGAAAATCTAAAAAAATCGAGAAAGGAGCATAA
- a CDS encoding oligopeptide/dipeptide ABC transporter ATP-binding protein, with translation MATNKDKIISLQDVVVKFNVRGKMLTAIRNVSFDIYDGETVAIVGESGSGKSVLTKTLTNMLESNGYISNGTIMYFPTEESKNDSETAIKEDVNLVNYHKGSLTSDTRRKIKKSNYKTINNAKIRLAALNARLGVKGVDTDDILAKIKEESEIIHDAYYELSTFSRLRKRTVLRLTPTMKEISSKKRNLSLMKGRQILAGLRILAEQEFLTEFELNLKNVLEKLKKAEIVEEHEVNTLLAAWKFQTTPTWLNKREATKKLKQVRGGTIATIFQDPMTSLNPLLSVGFQISEAIRLHNKVSRHAAKQQAIELMNKVGIPNAEKRYHDIPGKYSGGMRQRIVIAIALACKPKVLICDEPTTALDVTIQAQILELIKELKKEFNLTVIFITHDLGVVANVADRVAVLYAGQIIEYGTVKDIFFDARHPYTWALLSSLPQLGTKGEELFAITGTPPSLFNKIKGDAFAPRNKFALAIDFEYNPPMFEISKTHGARTWLLDPRAPKIEKPKMLNNLKEAVSEAKVGE, from the coding sequence ATGGCTACAAATAAAGATAAAATTATTTCTCTTCAAGATGTTGTTGTTAAATTCAACGTTCGTGGGAAAATGTTAACAGCTATTAGAAATGTTTCTTTTGATATTTATGATGGAGAAACAGTTGCTATAGTTGGTGAATCTGGATCAGGTAAATCTGTTTTAACTAAAACATTAACTAATATGTTAGAAAGTAATGGTTATATTTCAAATGGAACAATTATGTACTTTCCAACTGAGGAATCAAAAAATGATTCTGAAACAGCTATTAAAGAAGATGTAAACTTAGTTAACTACCATAAAGGTTCATTAACTTCAGACACAAGAAGAAAAATTAAAAAAAGTAATTACAAAACAATTAATAATGCAAAAATTCGTTTAGCAGCACTTAATGCTCGTTTAGGGGTTAAAGGTGTAGACACAGATGATATATTAGCAAAGATAAAAGAAGAAAGTGAAATTATTCATGATGCTTATTATGAACTTTCAACATTCTCAAGACTAAGAAAAAGAACAGTTTTACGTTTAACTCCAACTATGAAAGAGATATCAAGCAAGAAAAGAAACCTTTCTTTAATGAAAGGAAGACAAATTCTTGCTGGTTTAAGAATTCTTGCAGAACAAGAATTCTTAACAGAATTCGAATTAAACTTAAAAAACGTTTTAGAAAAATTGAAAAAAGCTGAAATTGTTGAGGAGCATGAAGTTAATACTTTATTAGCTGCATGAAAATTTCAAACAACTCCAACTTGATTAAATAAAAGAGAAGCTACTAAAAAATTAAAACAAGTTAGAGGTGGAACAATTGCTACAATTTTCCAAGATCCTATGACTTCTTTGAACCCATTACTAAGTGTTGGTTTTCAAATTTCAGAAGCAATCAGATTACATAACAAAGTTTCAAGACATGCTGCAAAACAACAAGCTATTGAATTAATGAATAAAGTAGGTATTCCAAATGCTGAAAAACGTTATCATGATATTCCAGGTAAATATTCTGGTGGTATGAGACAACGTATCGTTATAGCTATTGCATTAGCATGTAAACCAAAAGTTTTAATTTGTGACGAACCAACAACAGCACTTGATGTTACTATTCAAGCTCAAATTCTAGAGTTAATTAAAGAACTTAAAAAAGAATTTAATTTAACTGTAATTTTCATTACTCATGATTTAGGAGTAGTTGCGAATGTTGCTGATCGTGTTGCAGTATTATATGCTGGACAAATTATTGAATATGGAACAGTCAAAGATATTTTCTTTGATGCAAGACATCCGTATACTTGAGCGTTATTATCTTCATTACCTCAATTAGGTACAAAAGGTGAAGAATTATTTGCTATTACAGGTACACCTCCAAGTTTATTTAACAAAATCAAAGGTGATGCATTTGCACCAAGAAATAAATTTGCTTTAGCAATTGATTTTGAATATAACCCACCAATGTTTGAAATTAGTAAAACTCATGGTGCTAGAACTTGGTTATTAGACCCTAGAGCACCAAAAATTGAAAAACCTAAAATGTTAAATAACTTAAAAGAAGCTGTAAGCGAAGCAAAGGTAGGTGAATAG
- the oppC gene encoding oligopeptide ABC transporter permease OppC — protein sequence MTNIDKEKFERENKVNFEEIDDKMFEVVEEQTSESERLNSKPYSYWKSVGKLLVTSPTFMISILVLITILLLAFIVPEVMNYKNTSSTIGDPALPSWEHIFGIGMNGEDLFARVWAGTRTTLLFAFLIATIQVAVGVILGSIWGYFRKSDLIFIQVASIITIVPQFILLLLMVFLFNSKGYWVIVFAISLQAWVGIAQMVRVQIMLVKNTDYNTASISLGSSSYRIINKNIMPKILPVIVQTAAFAIPTAISIEASLAYLAFDFIPAGQTSLGQILNQVMNETKWQIYPNLLIAPMAVIMIVSVVFFLAARVFADSLDPKNHR from the coding sequence ATGACAAACATCGATAAAGAAAAATTTGAACGTGAAAACAAAGTTAATTTTGAAGAAATTGATGACAAAATGTTTGAAGTAGTCGAAGAACAAACTAGCGAAAGTGAAAGACTAAATTCAAAGCCATATAGTTATTGAAAATCTGTAGGTAAACTATTAGTTACATCTCCTACTTTCATGATTTCTATTTTAGTATTAATAACTATTTTACTTTTAGCATTTATAGTTCCAGAAGTAATGAACTATAAAAATACTTCAAGTACTATTGGAGATCCTGCATTGCCTTCATGAGAACATATATTTGGTATTGGGATGAATGGTGAAGATTTATTTGCTAGAGTTTGAGCAGGAACAAGAACAACTTTATTATTTGCTTTCTTAATTGCAACTATTCAAGTTGCGGTTGGAGTTATATTAGGTTCAATTTGAGGTTATTTTAGAAAATCAGATTTAATCTTCATTCAAGTTGCAAGTATTATTACAATAGTTCCTCAATTTATTTTATTACTGTTAATGGTTTTTTTATTTAATAGTAAAGGTTACTGAGTTATTGTTTTTGCTATATCACTTCAAGCATGAGTTGGTATTGCTCAAATGGTAAGAGTACAAATTATGTTAGTTAAAAATACTGACTATAATACCGCATCAATTAGTTTAGGATCAAGTTCATACAGAATTATAAATAAAAATATTATGCCTAAAATTTTACCAGTTATTGTTCAAACAGCTGCATTTGCAATTCCAACTGCTATTTCAATTGAAGCATCACTTGCTTACTTGGCATTTGACTTCATTCCAGCAGGACAAACTTCTTTAGGACAAATATTAAATCAAGTTATGAATGAAACTAAATGACAAATTTATCCAAACTTATTAATTGCTCCAATGGCAGTTATTATGATAGTTTCAGTTGTATTCTTCTTAGCGGCTAGAGTATTTGCTGATTCATTAGATCCGAAAAATCATAGATAG
- a CDS encoding ribonuclease J, producing the protein MSKIKFMALGGQDERGKNLFVLDIDDNLFVLDAGVKYPDKGILGVDIVTPKLDYLKNNKQKIKGIFLTNSASYNMGSVPYILKTMDVPVYCNEITQLVGKIKISRMRIKNTKDQNFVVVKDKQILDFEKVKVEVFRTTSASPQSYGYAFHTEEGIIVYAGDYIIDGKEQSYFSTDFNHISEIGKKGVLALIADSEYASRSGFTVPNHKIENFISTSFKEKKTKIAIGIFEEDIFKLGEICMAAKENNRKIAVYGRTMTEILKSNLINENLQIASDDIITVEEYMKSENGLLIISGTGDVLYSKLAKIATGNDEVVEFTEKDLIILATPPAPGVEKRHAQILDELARTDARLIALSDRNIWSMHASYEDIKVFTSLLNPKYFIPVKSLFKDSLKAEKAAIEAGVNERNVIILDNGQIANISKNSISIADKKVDIGNSYVDQAGVGDVGAIVLNERKLLATDGVMIIGATIDSRNKELISMIDTQMRGVLYIKEENPIFKIIQKEIESLLEQGQSQFKENPSKYDINEVKKDIATRVRTLIKQESGKQPIVLVIVNEYDGKDYVFKPRNNSNRNNYRTNNNNNKKGSN; encoded by the coding sequence ATGGCACTTGGTGGACAAGATGAAAGAGGAAAAAATCTTTTTGTTTTAGACATAGATGATAATCTTTTCGTTTTAGATGCCGGTGTTAAATACCCAGATAAGGGTATTTTGGGTGTAGATATAGTTACACCAAAATTAGATTATTTAAAAAATAATAAGCAAAAAATTAAAGGAATTTTTTTAACTAACTCTGCAAGTTATAATATGGGTTCTGTTCCATATATTTTAAAAACAATGGATGTTCCAGTTTATTGTAATGAAATAACTCAATTAGTTGGTAAAATTAAAATTTCAAGAATGCGTATTAAAAATACAAAAGATCAAAACTTTGTTGTTGTTAAAGATAAACAAATTTTAGATTTTGAAAAAGTAAAAGTTGAAGTATTTAGAACTACATCAGCTTCGCCTCAATCATATGGTTATGCTTTCCATACTGAAGAAGGAATAATTGTATATGCTGGAGATTATATTATTGATGGTAAAGAACAATCATATTTTTCAACAGATTTTAATCATATAAGTGAAATCGGTAAAAAAGGTGTGCTTGCATTAATTGCTGATAGTGAGTATGCATCAAGAAGTGGCTTTACTGTACCAAACCATAAAATTGAAAATTTTATTTCAACTTCGTTTAAAGAGAAGAAAACAAAAATTGCTATTGGTATTTTTGAAGAAGATATTTTTAAATTAGGTGAAATCTGCATGGCAGCAAAAGAAAATAATCGCAAGATTGCTGTTTATGGAAGAACAATGACAGAAATTTTAAAATCAAATTTAATTAATGAAAATCTACAAATTGCTTCTGATGACATTATTACTGTTGAAGAGTATATGAAATCAGAAAATGGTCTTCTAATTATTTCTGGAACTGGAGATGTTTTATATTCAAAATTAGCAAAAATAGCTACAGGAAATGATGAAGTTGTAGAATTTACAGAAAAAGATTTAATTATCTTAGCTACACCACCAGCACCAGGGGTTGAAAAAAGACATGCACAAATCCTTGATGAATTAGCTAGAACTGATGCTAGATTAATTGCGCTAAGTGATAGAAATATTTGATCAATGCATGCTTCATATGAAGATATTAAAGTTTTTACAAGTTTATTAAATCCAAAATATTTTATACCAGTTAAATCATTATTCAAAGATTCTTTAAAAGCAGAAAAGGCAGCTATTGAAGCTGGAGTTAATGAAAGAAATGTTATTATATTAGACAATGGTCAAATCGCTAACATTTCAAAAAACTCTATTTCAATTGCTGATAAAAAAGTTGACATAGGTAACTCGTATGTTGATCAAGCAGGAGTTGGAGATGTTGGTGCTATAGTTTTAAATGAAAGAAAACTTTTAGCTACTGATGGTGTAATGATTATTGGAGCAACTATTGATTCTAGAAATAAAGAATTGATTTCAATGATAGATACTCAAATGCGTGGTGTTCTATATATTAAAGAAGAAAATCCAATTTTTAAAATAATTCAAAAAGAAATTGAATCTCTTCTAGAACAAGGACAAAGCCAGTTTAAAGAAAACCCAAGTAAATATGATATTAATGAAGTTAAAAAAGATATTGCTACAAGAGTAAGAACATTAATAAAACAAGAATCAGGTAAACAACCAATTGTTCTAGTGATTGTTAATGAATATGATGGTAAAGACTATGTCTTTAAACCAAGAAATAATTCAAATAGAAATAACTACAGAACTAACAATAACAATAACAAAAAAGGATCAAATTAA
- a CDS encoding IS3 family transposase, translating to MIISLSNPGLSLDNAACETFFSQLKTEEPEVLKQKDFNRIKEIIQNYINYYNFIRIRIKSKNPPAYNYLKQAKSHFTNEMTYY from the coding sequence TTGATCATTTCATTATCAAATCCAGGTTTATCACTTGATAACGCAGCTTGTGAAACATTTTTTTCACAGCTAAAAACTGAAGAACCAGAAGTACTTAAACAAAAAGACTTTAACAGAATCAAAGAAATCATTCAAAATTACATTAATTATTATAACTTCATCAGAATTAGAATTAAATCAAAAAATCCACCGGCATATAACTACTTAAAGCAAGCAAAAAGTCATTTCACGAATGAAATGACCTATTATTAA
- a CDS encoding DDE-type integrase/transposase/recombinase — MSYRCSYIPCNKGYVYLSVLKDVASGFIVGHTVSKINDNKIYKDTWKSAEKFHDSSKVKIIHSDNGYQYTSI, encoded by the coding sequence ATGAGTTACAGATGTTCATACATTCCTTGCAATAAAGGTTATGTTTATTTAAGCGTTTTAAAAGATGTTGCTTCTGGTTTTATAGTTGGGCATACTGTTTCAAAAATAAATGATAATAAAATATATAAAGATACTTGAAAGAGTGCAGAAAAATTTCATGATTCATCTAAAGTTAAAATTATTCATTCTGATAACGGATACCAATATACATCAATTTAA
- a CDS encoding helix-turn-helix domain-containing protein: MANIKGNKSIILSTQEKEIIVKEHFEKEMTFSQFSKKYNVSYSAIRKWCLDYEIYGLSALESQTGKMNVKQKGKAKPSSRSLDPKDREIAMLKKQLKQANMERDIWKKFDELMRESQKKK; this comes from the coding sequence ATGGCAAATATCAAAGGAAACAAATCAATTATCTTATCAACTCAAGAAAAAGAAATAATAGTAAAAGAACATTTTGAAAAAGAAATGACTTTTTCACAGTTTTCAAAAAAATACAATGTATCTTATTCAGCAATTAGAAAATGATGCCTTGATTATGAAATATACGGACTATCTGCGTTGGAAAGTCAAACTGGAAAAATGAATGTTAAGCAAAAAGGCAAAGCGAAACCTTCATCTAGATCTCTTGATCCAAAAGATAGAGAAATAGCTATGTTAAAAAAACAACTTAAGCAAGCAAATATGGAGCGAGATATCTGAAAAAAGTTTGATGAGTTGATGAGAGAATCTCAAAAAAAGAAATAA